A window of Lagenorhynchus albirostris chromosome 11, mLagAlb1.1, whole genome shotgun sequence contains these coding sequences:
- the TMBIM6 gene encoding bax inhibitor 1, translating to MNIFDRKINFDALLKFSHITPSTQQHLKKVYASFALCMFVAAAGAYVHVVTHFIQAGLLSALGSLGLMIWLMATPHSHETEQKRLGLLAGFAFLTGVGLGPALDLCIAINPSILPTAFLGTAMIFTCFTLSALYARRRSYLFLGGVLMSAMSLMLLSSLGNLFFGSFWLFQANLYVGLVVMCGFVLFDTQLIIEKAENGDKDYIWHCVDLFLDFVTLFRKLMMILAMNEKDKKKEKK from the exons ATGAACATATTTGATCGGAAGATCAACTTTGATGCACTCCTTAAATTTTCCCACAT AACCCCCTCGACGCAGCAGCACCTGAAGAAGGTCTATGCCAGTTTTGCCCTCTGTATGTTTGTGGCGGCTGCCGGGGCCTATGTCCATGTGGTCACCCATTTCATTCAG GCTGGCCTGCTGTCTGCCTTGGGCTCCCTGGGGTTGATGATTTGGCTGATGGCAACACCTCATAGCCATGAAACTGAGCAAAAAAGACTGGGACTTCTTGCTGGATTTGCTTTCCTTACAG GAGTTGGCCTGGGCCCTGCTCTGGACTTGTGCATTGCCATCAACCCCAG CATCCTTCCCACCGCCTTCCTGGGCACAGCAATGATCTTCACCTGCTTCACCCTGAGTGCACTCTATGCCAGGCGCCGTAGCTACCTCTTTCTGGGAG GTGTCTTGATGTCGGCCATGAGCCTGATGCTCTTGTCTTCCCTGGGGAATCTTTTCTTCGGATCCTTTTGGCTTTTCCAG GCAAACCTGTATGTGGGACTGGTGGTCATGTGTGGCTTTGTCCTTTTTGATACTCAGCTCATTATTGAAAAGGCTGAAAATGGAGATAAAGATTATATCTG GCACTGCGTTGACCTCTTCTTAGATTTCGTTACTCTCTTCAGAAAACTCATGATGATCCTGGCTATGAATGAGAAG gataagaagaaggagaagaagtgA